One Rosettibacter firmus genomic window carries:
- a CDS encoding endonuclease MutS2, translated as MINSEVLEKLEFPKVLTYISKYCITEKGKKKVLSLIPLDDINKILIEGERVNKAKEILILNDVPPIDYLPDLTETLYRSRIEGVILTSKQILEILKIAEVSRKLYQYLKPKEENSDVLAEIRNSLFVDKVFEHQISRIFTESGDIRDDASSELKSIRLEIKEKEFHLQKLVNKLLKQFSESYLVQEEYITQRDGRIVLPVKAEHKRHVKGFIHSESSTGQTVYIEPEETLELNNEILSLKFAEKREIEKILRNLTQRIGAQSSELLKALDAIAELDSIFARAKYAIEIIGSFPTFDENKPFQIIDGRHPLLIKKIGINNTVPLNIKIDKEKVIVITGPNAGGKTVALKTTGILVLMAQSGIPIPASPDSNFHFFEKVLVDIGDAQSIEDDLSTFSSHLKNIKNIINSTTKRTLVLLDEIGTGTDPTEGVAIAIGVLITLRDKGAIVLATTHHGLLKLYANQLEDFQNASMEFDTKELKPTYVFNQGLPGSSYAFEVANRIGFDDEFIKLSKKFLDTDKIKIEEFLISLEKKSQALREQLHKLELENLRLKSLSNLYQQKIDMLEKQKKEILAEAKKRADDLLNSINKKVENAIKNIRESNANKEVIKKEKQEIEEIKKEVKKVFVSNINKEIPAELKIGDYASIKGTTSVGIIEELDKDKDKAVLTIGSIKIKAKYSELIPAKKSEIDYPQTRNFKVDTNEINYRLDIRGKRAEEAELEIIKFLDNANMIGLEKVEILHGKGTGALKQLVKNILSNYRGIKNYYYANIEYGGDGITIVEFQ; from the coding sequence ATGATTAATTCAGAAGTATTAGAAAAACTCGAATTCCCGAAAGTATTAACTTATATTTCAAAATATTGTATTACAGAGAAGGGAAAGAAGAAAGTTCTATCGCTAATTCCATTAGATGATATTAATAAAATATTAATCGAGGGAGAAAGAGTTAATAAAGCAAAAGAAATTTTAATTCTTAATGATGTCCCCCCAATTGATTATTTGCCAGATTTAACAGAAACATTATATAGAAGTAGAATCGAAGGTGTTATACTTACGTCAAAACAAATTTTAGAGATATTAAAAATTGCTGAGGTATCAAGAAAGTTATATCAATATTTAAAACCCAAAGAAGAAAACTCAGATGTATTAGCTGAAATCAGAAATTCATTATTTGTAGATAAAGTATTTGAACATCAAATAAGTAGAATATTTACTGAAAGTGGAGACATTCGTGATGATGCATCTTCTGAACTAAAATCAATTCGTTTAGAAATAAAAGAAAAGGAATTTCATTTACAAAAATTAGTTAATAAACTTCTCAAACAATTCAGTGAATCTTACCTTGTTCAGGAAGAATACATAACACAAAGAGATGGAAGAATAGTATTACCTGTAAAAGCAGAACATAAACGACATGTAAAAGGTTTTATTCATTCAGAATCATCAACTGGTCAAACTGTTTATATTGAACCCGAAGAAACACTTGAACTAAATAACGAAATTCTCTCACTAAAATTTGCAGAGAAACGTGAAATTGAAAAAATATTAAGAAATCTTACACAAAGAATTGGAGCTCAAAGTAGTGAACTATTAAAAGCACTTGATGCTATTGCTGAATTAGATTCAATTTTTGCAAGAGCAAAATATGCGATAGAAATTATTGGCTCTTTTCCAACTTTTGATGAAAATAAACCATTCCAAATTATTGATGGACGTCATCCATTATTAATAAAAAAGATTGGAATTAATAATACTGTTCCGTTAAACATTAAAATAGATAAAGAAAAAGTTATTGTGATTACTGGTCCAAATGCTGGTGGTAAAACAGTAGCACTTAAAACAACAGGAATACTGGTTTTAATGGCACAATCTGGAATCCCAATTCCTGCAAGTCCAGATTCAAATTTTCATTTTTTTGAAAAAGTTCTTGTAGATATTGGTGATGCACAATCAATTGAAGATGACTTAAGCACTTTTAGTTCTCATTTAAAAAATATAAAGAACATAATTAATTCTACAACAAAAAGAACACTGGTTTTACTTGATGAAATTGGTACAGGTACAGATCCAACTGAAGGAGTTGCTATTGCAATTGGTGTATTAATTACACTTAGGGATAAAGGAGCAATTGTTTTAGCAACTACTCATCATGGACTGCTAAAATTATATGCAAATCAGCTCGAAGATTTTCAGAATGCATCGATGGAATTTGATACAAAAGAACTTAAACCAACTTATGTATTTAATCAGGGCTTACCTGGTTCGAGTTATGCTTTTGAAGTAGCAAATAGAATTGGCTTTGATGATGAATTTATAAAACTTTCAAAAAAATTTTTAGATACAGATAAAATAAAAATTGAGGAATTTCTTATAAGTCTTGAAAAAAAATCACAAGCTTTAAGAGAGCAATTGCATAAACTCGAATTGGAAAATCTGAGATTAAAAAGTTTATCAAATTTATATCAACAAAAAATTGATATGCTTGAAAAACAAAAGAAAGAAATACTGGCAGAAGCAAAAAAAAGAGCTGATGATTTATTGAATAGTATAAACAAAAAAGTTGAAAATGCTATAAAAAATATTCGTGAATCTAATGCAAATAAAGAGGTAATTAAAAAAGAAAAGCAGGAAATAGAAGAAATAAAAAAAGAAGTAAAGAAAGTTTTTGTTTCTAATATTAATAAAGAAATTCCAGCAGAACTAAAAATAGGTGATTATGCTTCTATAAAAGGAACAACTTCTGTAGGAATAATTGAAGAATTGGACAAAGATAAAGATAAAGCTGTTTTAACTATTGGTTCTATCAAAATAAAAGCTAAATATTCTGAACTAATTCCAGCAAAAAAATCTGAAATAGATTATCCCCAAACTAGAAATTTTAAAGTTGATACTAATGAAATAAATTATCGATTAGACATAAGGGGTAAACGTGCTGAAGAAGCAGAATTGGAGATTATTAAATTTCTGGATAATGCAAATATGATTGGATTAGAAAAAGTAGAAATTTTACATGGTAAGGGGACAGGTGCCTTAAAACAACTGGTTAAAAATATCCTTTCAAACTATAGAGGGATTAAAAATTATTATTATGCAAATATAGAATATGGGGGCGATGGTATTACGATTGTTGAATTTCAATAA
- a CDS encoding CvpA family protein, with protein MNYVDYLIFIIIAIGFILGFKDGLIRKIIGLIGLILAVFLSFEYSQTLGKYLNPIFNEDEYFSNIFSGILIFLIVILITTILKRIVHPVDKLNKFLNQFLGGLIGIVQIVFFLSGLLIVLDILGFPDDITKKESFTYSHVANIIPKSIDFFIGKQSEASEVIKNFIENKDTIKTPPIDSLIIK; from the coding sequence TTGAATTACGTTGATTATTTAATATTTATTATAATTGCAATAGGTTTTATACTTGGTTTTAAAGATGGATTAATTAGAAAAATTATTGGATTAATTGGATTAATCTTAGCAGTATTTTTATCTTTTGAATATTCCCAAACTTTAGGGAAATATTTAAATCCTATCTTTAATGAAGATGAATATTTTTCAAATATCTTTTCTGGTATACTCATTTTTTTAATTGTAATATTAATTACAACAATTTTAAAACGAATAGTTCATCCCGTAGATAAACTCAATAAATTTCTCAATCAATTTTTAGGTGGTTTAATTGGTATTGTTCAAATTGTATTTTTTTTAAGTGGATTATTAATTGTTTTAGATATTCTTGGTTTTCCTGATGACATAACTAAAAAGGAATCTTTTACATATTCACATGTAGCTAATATTATCCCTAAATCAATTGATTTTTTTATTGGTAAGCAATCAGAAGCTTCAGAAGTAATAAAAAATTTTATTGAAAACAAAGACACAATTAAAACACCACCTATAGATTCATTAATTATAAAATGA
- a CDS encoding GatB/YqeY domain-containing protein, producing the protein MNLRDRINNDLKEAMKTGDKTRLETIRSIRALILEFEKSGSGKELTSDEEIRILTSAAKKRKEAIEQYRSANRNDLAEKEETELKIIEEYLPKQLTYEEILEEVKKIAAEINAKEKSDFPRLMPLAAKTLKGKADGKVIKEIVEKFLSIN; encoded by the coding sequence ATGAATTTACGTGATAGAATAAATAATGATTTAAAAGAAGCAATGAAAACTGGCGATAAAACTCGCCTCGAAACGATTCGTTCCATAAGAGCACTAATCCTTGAATTCGAAAAAAGTGGTTCTGGCAAAGAACTTACATCTGATGAAGAGATACGAATTCTAACATCTGCTGCAAAAAAAAGGAAAGAAGCAATAGAACAATATCGTAGTGCTAACAGAAACGATCTTGCAGAAAAAGAAGAAACTGAATTAAAAATAATTGAAGAATATTTACCAAAACAACTTACATATGAAGAAATACTGGAAGAAGTAAAAAAAATTGCTGCTGAAATAAATGCTAAAGAAAAAAGTGACTTCCCACGTTTAATGCCTTTAGCTGCAAAAACTCTGAAAGGTAAAGCTGACGGTAAAGTAATAAAAGAGATTGTTGAAAAATTTCTGAGTATCAATTGA